From Phragmites australis chromosome 5, lpPhrAust1.1, whole genome shotgun sequence, a single genomic window includes:
- the LOC133917714 gene encoding laccase-21-like, with the protein MGVAKVPPAVLWLLLGVVLTFGVAVSPTQASRANHYDFFIKEVNVTRLCHEKTILAVNGQFPGPTIYARKGDVVVVNVYNQGNKNITIHWHGVDQPRNPWSDGPEYITQCPIQPGANFTQRIIFSEEEGTLWWHAHSDFDRATVHGAIVIHPKRGSAYPYKKPHKEIPIILGEWWNVEVEQLLEENKRDGGDVNISDANTINGQPGDLFPCSKNGTFRMLVEHGKTYLLRVINAGLTNEMFFGVAGHRLTVVGTDGRYLKPFTVEHIMISPGQTMNVLLEADRATDGSSNSRYYMAARTFATNTGIPFDNSTATAILEYIDAHPSAGPPDFPNLPAVEDIDAATAYTAQLRSLVSKEYPVDVPTHVDEHMLVTIAVNVLPCGPNKTCNGPGKNRLAASLNNVSFVNPSVDVLDAYYYSIHGVYEPDFPNRPPFFFNFTDPDLPEAFWFTKQGTKVKVLEYGTVVEVVFQDTGILGAESHPMHLHGFSFYTVGRGFGIFDENKDPARYNLVDPPYQNTVSVPKAGWAAIRFRAANPGVWFMHCHFDRHTVWGMDTVFIVKDGKTPEAKMMPPPPDMPKC; encoded by the exons ATGGGTGTAGCTAAGGTTCCTCCTGCAGTGCTTTGGTTACTGCTAGGTGTGGTGCTAACCTTTGGAGTTGCAGTTAGCCCGACCCAGGCTTCCAGGGCTAATCACTACGATTTCTTT ATAAAGGAGGTTAACGTCACAAGGCTCTGCCACGAGAAGACCATCCTCGCCGTGAACGGCCAGTTCCCCGGCCCGACCATCTACGCGCGCAAGGgcgacgtcgtcgtcgtcaacGTCTACAACCAAGGCAACAAGAACATCACCATCCACTG GCACGGCGTGGACCAGCCACGCAACCCGTGGTCGGACGGGCCGGAGTACATCACGCAGTGCCCCATTCAGCCCGGCGCCAACTTCACCCAGCGGATCATCTTCTCCGAGGAGGAGGGCACCCTCTGGTGGCACGCGCACAGCGACTTCGACCGCGCCACCGTGCACGGCGCCATTGTCATCCACCCCAAGCGCGGCTCCGCCTACCCCTACAAGAAGCCCCACAAGGAGATACCCATCATCCTCG GCGAGTGGTGGAatgtagaagtcgagcaattgCTCGAGGAGAACAAGCGGGACGGCGGCGACGTCAACATTTCGGATGCGAACACCATCAACGGCCAGCCCGGCGACCTGTTCCCGTGCTCCAAGAACGGCACCTTCAGGATGCTCGTGGAGCACGGCAAGACGTACCTGCTCCGGGTCATCAACGCGGGGCTCACCAACGAGATGTTCTTCGGCGTCGCCGGACACCGCCTCACGGTGGTCGGCACCGACGGTCGCTACCTTAAGCCGTTCACCGTCGAGCACATCATGATCTCGCCGGGTCAGACCATGAACGTGCTCCTCGAGGCCGACCGCGCCACGGACGGCTCAAGCAACAGCCGATACTACATGGCCGCGAGGACGTTCGCGACCAACACGGGAATCCCGTTCGACAACAGCACCGCCACGGCCATCCTGGAGTACATAGACGCGCATCCCTCGGCGGGTCCGCCGGACTTCCCCAACCTGCCGGCCGTCGAAGACATCGACGCGGCGACGGCGTACACGGCCCAGCTCCGGTCCCTTGTCAGCAAAGAATACCCGGTGGACGTACCAACGCACGTCGACGAGCACATGCTCGTGACGATCGCCGTCAACGTGCTCCCCTGCGGGCCCAACAAGACGTGCAATGGCCCCGGCAAAAACCGCCTCGCGGCGAGCCTCAACAACGTCAGCTTCGTGAACCCGTCTGTCGACGTCCTCGACGCCTACTACTACTCCATCCACGGCGTGTACGAGCCGGACTTCCCCAACAGGCCACCGTTCTTCTTCAACTTCACCGACCCCGACCTGCCGGAGGCGTTCTGGTTCACGAAGCAGGGCACCAaggtgaaggtgctggagtaTGGCACCGTCGTGGAGGTGGTGTTCCAGGACACGGGCATCCTTGGCGCCGAGAGCCACCCCATGCACCTCCACGGGTTCAGCTTCTACACGGTGGGCCGAGGGTTCGGTATCTTTGACGAGAACAAGGACCCGGCCAGGTACAACCTGGTCGACCCGCCGTACCAGAACACGGTCTCCGTGCCCAAGGCCGGGTGGGCCGCAATCCGCTTCCGTGCGGCAAATCCTG gGGTATGGTTCATGCATTGTCACTTCGATCGCCACACGGTGTGGGGAATGGATACCGTGTTCATTGTGAAAGATGGGAAGACCCCGGAGGCTAAAATGATGCCGCCTCCTCCTGACATGCCCAAGTGCTGA